From Halostagnicola kamekurae, the proteins below share one genomic window:
- a CDS encoding alkaline phosphatase family protein, with protein sequence MSGHTSTSQRAFVLGLDGVPWRLIERWTDDGELPNFERMRTEGAAGTLESTRPPTTPLAWPSIATGVWPDKHGIYGFQNLSRGYSHEMYTSRDCKQPPLWEQLSPAHVGNVPLTYPATEIDGTMVTGMMTPSTEKEFTHPPELGDEIASRIPGYEISLDYPEYADRLDEFEVAVTDILEKRRNLMRLQMEHADDWQLFFFVYTAPDRFQHLVWDMDRLCEHYKKLDDMLGEVMAYTDEHDADLYVVSDHGFGRIDRLVYVNHVLEQAGYLYRREDEGTRGALANLGISREKVTGLLDRVGISEERLVQSLPRTLVDSVAQQIPGDHALYDVDYERTVAFVHDAGNCYINDTERFEKGIVDPADVPALKAELMDLFESVTNERDEQVLRVFDGDDLFPNDPGSPNFIVNGKDGYESRNSITDEPFGDTGSTAASHRSTGIVLCRGPSIEPGGELRGARVVDIAPTLLHGIGEPVPANADGRVLFDAFRDDAPASRTKVERSDVTRSTDGEAVDDDFTDVEDRLKGLGYME encoded by the coding sequence ATGAGCGGACACACTTCGACATCTCAGCGAGCGTTCGTACTCGGTCTCGACGGCGTTCCCTGGAGACTCATCGAACGGTGGACGGACGACGGCGAATTGCCCAACTTCGAACGGATGCGAACGGAGGGTGCGGCGGGCACGCTCGAGAGTACCCGCCCGCCCACGACGCCGCTCGCCTGGCCCTCGATCGCCACCGGAGTCTGGCCCGACAAACACGGCATCTACGGCTTTCAGAACCTCTCTCGTGGCTATTCGCACGAAATGTACACGAGCAGGGACTGCAAACAGCCGCCGCTCTGGGAGCAGCTGTCCCCGGCCCACGTCGGTAACGTCCCGTTGACGTATCCGGCCACCGAGATCGACGGGACGATGGTTACGGGGATGATGACGCCCTCGACGGAAAAGGAGTTCACGCACCCGCCCGAACTCGGCGACGAGATCGCCAGTCGCATCCCCGGCTACGAGATCAGCCTCGACTACCCCGAGTACGCCGATCGCCTCGATGAGTTCGAAGTCGCCGTCACCGACATCCTCGAGAAGCGCCGGAACCTCATGCGCCTCCAGATGGAACACGCGGACGACTGGCAGCTTTTCTTTTTCGTCTACACGGCGCCGGACCGGTTCCAGCACCTCGTCTGGGATATGGACAGGCTATGCGAACACTACAAGAAACTCGACGACATGCTCGGCGAGGTGATGGCGTACACTGACGAACACGACGCGGATCTGTACGTCGTCTCCGATCACGGCTTCGGGCGGATCGATCGGCTGGTCTACGTCAATCACGTCCTCGAGCAGGCCGGCTACCTCTACAGACGCGAAGACGAGGGCACTCGCGGCGCGCTCGCGAACCTCGGAATCTCCCGCGAGAAAGTCACGGGGCTGCTCGACCGGGTGGGCATCTCCGAGGAGCGACTCGTCCAGTCGCTGCCGCGGACGCTCGTCGATTCGGTCGCCCAGCAGATCCCCGGGGACCACGCGCTCTACGACGTCGACTACGAGCGGACCGTCGCGTTCGTCCACGACGCCGGCAACTGCTACATCAACGACACCGAGCGCTTCGAGAAGGGGATCGTCGATCCGGCCGACGTGCCCGCGTTGAAAGCCGAGCTGATGGACCTCTTCGAATCGGTCACGAACGAGCGCGACGAACAGGTGCTCCGAGTCTTCGACGGCGACGACTTGTTCCCCAACGACCCGGGCTCGCCGAACTTCATCGTCAACGGGAAAGACGGCTACGAATCCCGAAACTCGATCACCGACGAACCGTTCGGCGACACCGGATCGACCGCGGCGAGCCACCGAAGCACGGGTATCGTCCTCTGTCGTGGTCCGTCGATCGAACCCGGCGGCGAACTGCGGGGCGCGCGCGTCGTCGACATCGCGCCGACGCTGCTTCACGGCATCGGCGAACCCGTTCCAGCCAACGCCGACGGACGAGTCCTCTTCGACGCGTTCCGCGACGATGCGCCCGCCTCGAGAACTAAAGTAGAGCGTTCCGACGTGACGCGCTCGACGGACGGCGAGGCGGTCGACGACGACTTTACCGACGTCGAGGATCGTCTCAAGGGCCTCGGATACATGGAGTGA
- the mct gene encoding succinyl-CoA:mesaconate CoA-transferase, with the protein MPALEDVRVLDLTRVLGGPYGTMLLADLGADVIKIEPPGGDFVRETPPFHSDDDEFGGYFQSINRGKRSLELDFTEEDDRDEFRSLVEKADVVVENFRVGTMEKFGLEYERLAEINPQLVYASMRGFGDPRTGSSPKQAEPAFDLVAQALGGVMHQTGSEDGPPMKVGFGVGDIFTGVLHTVNILAALHYRERTGVGQFVDTAMYDAMVSLAERAVYQHSYTGEVPKRQGNAHPTLFPYNAFEAEDGYVVIAALGDNHWRGLCETMDRPEWIVDYPHANDRLANRDDLRDSIEKWVSTRTTDEVLSALEGDVPCGPVQDISDVYECEHAQRREMLVEADLPHTDETVTIAGTPIKMAKTPPEPGDRAPLLDEHRSELLEADSLSNADLEDIYPGRVEVSDGSSHDR; encoded by the coding sequence ATGCCTGCTCTTGAGGACGTACGCGTGTTGGATTTGACGAGGGTCCTCGGTGGCCCGTACGGGACAATGTTGTTGGCCGACCTGGGCGCCGACGTCATTAAAATCGAACCGCCCGGCGGCGATTTCGTCAGGGAAACGCCGCCGTTTCACTCCGACGACGACGAGTTCGGCGGGTACTTTCAGAGCATCAACCGCGGCAAACGCAGCCTCGAGTTGGACTTCACCGAGGAGGACGATCGAGACGAGTTCCGATCCCTCGTCGAAAAGGCCGACGTCGTCGTCGAAAACTTCCGCGTCGGAACGATGGAGAAGTTTGGCCTCGAGTACGAACGCCTCGCCGAGATCAACCCGCAACTGGTCTACGCGTCGATGCGCGGCTTTGGCGACCCACGAACCGGCTCGAGTCCGAAGCAGGCCGAACCGGCGTTCGACCTCGTTGCCCAGGCGCTTGGCGGCGTGATGCACCAGACCGGCTCGGAGGACGGACCGCCGATGAAAGTCGGCTTCGGTGTCGGCGACATCTTCACGGGCGTGTTACACACCGTGAACATTCTCGCGGCGCTGCACTATCGCGAACGCACCGGCGTCGGCCAGTTCGTCGATACCGCGATGTACGACGCGATGGTGAGCCTCGCAGAGCGGGCCGTCTACCAGCACTCCTACACGGGAGAGGTCCCAAAGCGGCAGGGAAACGCCCACCCGACCCTGTTTCCCTACAACGCGTTCGAAGCCGAAGACGGTTACGTGGTCATCGCGGCCCTCGGCGACAACCACTGGCGCGGGCTCTGTGAGACGATGGATCGACCGGAGTGGATCGTCGACTATCCACACGCAAACGATCGATTGGCGAATCGGGACGACCTCAGAGATTCGATCGAGAAGTGGGTCTCGACGCGAACGACCGACGAAGTCCTCTCGGCGCTCGAGGGGGACGTGCCCTGCGGCCCCGTACAAGACATTAGCGACGTCTACGAGTGCGAACACGCCCAGCGCAGAGAGATGCTCGTCGAGGCGGACCTCCCACACACCGACGAGACCGTTACGATCGCAGGCACGCCGATCAAGATGGCCAAAACGCCCCCCGAGCCTGGAGACCGGGCCCCGCTTCTCGACGAACACCGATCGGAACTGCTCGAGGCCGACTCGCTCTCGAACGCGGACCTCGAGGATATCTACCCCGGACGCGTCGAGGTGTCGGACGGGAGCAGTCACGACAGATAA
- a CDS encoding GNAT family N-acetyltransferase codes for MASNDPQTDEQDETANTGTDRVAGGSIESDDGRGDRDERRGRENQATDDRTTGRSDRETASEDGDDDPYEIRLYEPSDRAGFLELYDLVFGDVDGEWFRWKYEDNPYVDHVPIVLATHEGSIVGTKPCFVLELRADSKTFRGYQPADVMVHPDHRRRGLYSRTTERMKEYYRARDPELFFNFPNPATLSGSLKHGWEIVERVPTYYRIQRPESMLEMTESERVATLTSVATPVVERYLDAQTPRESGVRGVSVERYDEVPAEVFAEIYRRAIPGTIHANRNETFYEWRFENPTRSYEAYVARKRGEAIAGIVTGTAIEDGSRITNLTDVVPLATTADRRDGIRALLSRIVDDRRDDAILAVSGDGIPESILSEFGFYSDLAVPLSHVSQPTTQVTYPISSEGGHEWTVGGRAVADAANWTITFAEQDTR; via the coding sequence ATGGCCTCGAACGACCCCCAGACCGACGAGCAAGACGAGACCGCGAACACAGGAACCGATCGAGTCGCCGGCGGGTCGATAGAATCCGACGACGGCCGTGGCGACCGCGACGAACGCAGGGGACGCGAGAACCAAGCGACGGACGATCGAACGACCGGCAGGTCCGATCGCGAAACCGCGAGCGAGGACGGAGACGACGATCCGTACGAGATTCGGCTCTACGAACCGTCGGACCGCGCCGGTTTCCTCGAGTTGTACGACCTCGTCTTCGGCGACGTCGACGGGGAGTGGTTCCGCTGGAAGTACGAGGACAACCCCTACGTCGACCACGTCCCGATCGTGCTCGCGACCCATGAGGGGTCGATCGTCGGGACCAAGCCCTGTTTCGTCCTCGAGTTGCGCGCCGACTCGAAGACGTTTCGCGGCTACCAGCCGGCGGACGTTATGGTCCATCCGGACCACCGTCGACGCGGCCTCTACTCGCGGACGACCGAGCGGATGAAAGAGTACTACCGCGCACGCGATCCGGAGCTGTTTTTCAACTTCCCGAACCCGGCGACGCTCTCGGGAAGTCTCAAACACGGGTGGGAGATCGTCGAGCGCGTGCCGACCTACTACCGGATCCAGCGGCCCGAGTCGATGCTCGAGATGACGGAATCCGAGCGAGTGGCGACGCTGACGAGCGTCGCGACGCCGGTCGTTGAGCGGTATCTCGACGCGCAGACGCCGCGCGAGTCGGGCGTTCGCGGCGTCTCCGTCGAACGATACGACGAAGTCCCCGCCGAGGTGTTCGCGGAGATCTACCGCCGTGCGATTCCGGGAACGATCCACGCCAATCGAAACGAGACGTTCTACGAGTGGCGGTTCGAGAATCCCACCCGCTCGTACGAAGCCTACGTCGCTCGAAAACGTGGGGAGGCGATCGCGGGGATCGTGACGGGCACCGCGATCGAAGACGGGTCGCGCATCACGAATCTCACCGACGTGGTCCCGCTCGCGACGACGGCGGATCGGCGGGACGGTATCCGGGCGCTGCTGTCCCGAATCGTCGACGACCGGCGCGACGACGCGATCCTCGCCGTCAGCGGCGACGGGATTCCAGAATCGATACTCTCGGAGTTCGGCTTTTACTCTGATCTCGCCGTTCCGCTGTCGCACGTGTCACAGCCGACGACGCAGGTTACGTACCCGATCAGTTCCGAGGGAGGCCACGAGTGGACAGTCGGCGGCCGAGCGGTCGCAGACGCCGCGAACTGGACGATTACCTTCGCCGAGCAGGACACGCGATAA
- a CDS encoding flippase, with protein MSITEKLLDGFKETLGARVVNTVANGLLMLLLARVLLTPDEYGLLFLVIAIVAVLQLVADLGLSRSVARYISDRKETDPGSIPFLIRTSLRYRVLMLALVAGGIVFGRDLIAAVLDTPELSTLLVFGAGYLVCQSLYSYHNTVFQGFNRVQLSAVVETANAVLRVVAVVALTALGFGVAGALIGYAAGAALASIVGAVLLYRRFYTTHEDTGGSKSLRNRMLKYSIPMTASHSANVLDRRIDTVLVGYFLTPVAVSYYVLAKQISEFVLVPAGSLGFSISPTYGEQKANDSLEEAARIYEATLRSVLILYVPAAIGIVLVAGPAVDLVFGTAYAGATPVLQVFGVYVVFQAITSVTTNGLDYLGRARDRAIAKLVTSLGNVALNVVLIPIYGVVGAAYATVITFGIYTLINVYVMHLELSLDGWQIARSLALTTVVSAAMGLSVLVAVPYVSTIPSLAGVIALGVGIWAGLASISGLFDLRKTVGMLT; from the coding sequence ATGTCGATAACGGAGAAACTCCTCGACGGGTTCAAGGAGACTCTCGGTGCGCGCGTCGTCAACACGGTCGCAAACGGCCTGTTGATGCTACTGCTAGCCCGGGTGTTACTCACGCCCGACGAGTACGGCCTCCTCTTTCTCGTCATCGCAATCGTCGCCGTCCTTCAGTTGGTCGCGGATCTCGGGCTCTCGAGATCGGTCGCGCGGTACATTTCGGACCGCAAGGAGACCGATCCGGGATCGATCCCGTTTCTCATCCGGACTTCGCTGCGCTATCGCGTTCTCATGCTGGCGCTCGTCGCCGGGGGGATCGTCTTCGGACGCGATCTCATCGCGGCGGTGTTAGACACGCCGGAGCTCTCGACGCTGCTCGTGTTCGGGGCGGGGTATCTTGTCTGCCAGTCGCTTTACTCCTATCACAACACCGTCTTTCAGGGGTTCAACCGCGTCCAGTTGAGCGCGGTCGTCGAGACGGCCAATGCCGTACTCCGGGTCGTCGCGGTCGTCGCGCTGACGGCGCTCGGATTCGGCGTCGCCGGTGCGTTGATCGGCTACGCTGCGGGTGCCGCACTCGCATCGATAGTCGGTGCCGTTCTCCTCTATCGACGTTTCTACACGACCCACGAGGATACCGGCGGAAGCAAATCGCTCCGAAATCGAATGCTCAAGTACAGCATTCCGATGACGGCTTCCCACAGCGCGAACGTCCTCGACCGGCGCATCGACACCGTTCTGGTCGGGTACTTCTTGACCCCCGTCGCGGTGAGTTACTACGTGTTGGCGAAACAGATCTCGGAGTTCGTACTCGTCCCGGCAGGGTCGCTCGGATTCTCGATTTCGCCGACGTACGGCGAACAGAAGGCCAACGATTCGCTCGAGGAGGCGGCGCGGATCTACGAGGCGACGCTGCGATCCGTCCTCATTCTCTACGTTCCGGCGGCGATCGGAATCGTGCTCGTCGCGGGGCCGGCCGTCGACCTCGTCTTCGGAACGGCCTACGCCGGTGCCACTCCCGTGTTGCAGGTCTTCGGCGTGTACGTCGTCTTCCAGGCGATCACCTCCGTCACGACGAACGGGTTGGATTACCTCGGTCGGGCCAGAGACCGAGCGATCGCGAAACTAGTTACGTCGCTCGGAAACGTAGCTCTCAACGTCGTCTTGATACCGATCTACGGCGTGGTCGGCGCCGCGTACGCGACCGTAATCACGTTCGGCATCTACACGCTCATCAACGTCTACGTGATGCACCTCGAGCTGTCGCTCGACGGCTGGCAAATCGCCCGATCGCTCGCGCTCACGACGGTCGTGTCCGCCGCGATGGGGTTGTCGGTCCTCGTCGCGGTGCCGTACGTTTCGACCATTCCGTCGCTGGCCGGCGTCATCGCACTTGGCGTCGGTATCTGGGCCGGACTCGCCTCGATCAGCGGCCTGTTCGATCTCCGAAAAACGGTCGGGATGCTCACCTAG
- a CDS encoding glycosyltransferase family 4 protein, protein MNIGFYHDAAGTRESGGIAVYTQRMATELARNHDVYLYTRSGERAAVLEGSDVTVVETPPIDSALTSALERVAPMTTQDVQKLEMTAWGVRNGVFEHIDATLDVLFTFQFLDDLFVSNLVDVPTVYAFHSLSTVGLGSALRERFSQTDLVLANSDPTARQISEKFGYDVDGIVYPGVDHEQFTPTAPPALESDDPIVLFVGRLVAGKGVFDLLEGVSKIEKSVELRLVGGGEADAVRARARDLGIADSVTVDGVVPHTALPGYYTAADVFCLPTHDESFGMATVEAMACGTVPVTTAIPGVQTYAVDGENSLLVDPGRPADLADALETVLDDPVARQALGRRAAEDARRYSWREQARTLERFCAETLDVEVSSESEPARPVELQTP, encoded by the coding sequence ATGAATATCGGGTTCTATCACGACGCCGCCGGAACGCGCGAATCCGGCGGAATCGCGGTGTATACCCAGCGAATGGCGACGGAGTTGGCGCGAAATCACGACGTCTATCTCTACACCCGTTCCGGCGAACGCGCTGCGGTCCTCGAGGGATCCGACGTGACGGTCGTAGAGACGCCGCCGATCGACAGCGCGCTGACGTCGGCGCTCGAGCGGGTCGCGCCGATGACGACACAGGACGTACAAAAGCTAGAGATGACGGCCTGGGGCGTTCGAAACGGCGTCTTCGAGCACATCGACGCGACGCTCGACGTGCTGTTCACGTTTCAGTTTCTCGACGATCTGTTCGTCTCGAACCTCGTCGACGTGCCGACGGTGTACGCGTTTCACAGCCTGTCGACGGTGGGTCTGGGATCAGCGCTTCGAGAGCGGTTCTCGCAGACGGATCTGGTTCTGGCGAACTCCGATCCGACGGCGCGCCAGATCAGCGAAAAATTCGGATACGACGTCGACGGGATCGTCTACCCCGGCGTCGACCACGAGCAGTTCACGCCGACCGCCCCGCCGGCCCTCGAGAGCGACGATCCGATCGTCCTCTTCGTGGGCCGTCTCGTGGCTGGAAAAGGCGTCTTCGACCTGCTCGAGGGCGTCTCGAAAATCGAGAAATCCGTCGAGCTTCGCCTGGTCGGCGGCGGAGAGGCTGACGCCGTCCGAGCGCGCGCTCGAGACCTCGGGATCGCGGACTCGGTCACCGTCGACGGCGTCGTCCCCCACACCGCCCTCCCCGGCTACTACACCGCCGCGGACGTGTTCTGTCTCCCGACCCACGACGAGAGTTTCGGCATGGCGACCGTCGAGGCGATGGCCTGTGGCACCGTGCCGGTGACGACGGCGATACCCGGCGTGCAGACCTACGCCGTCGACGGGGAAAATTCGCTGCTCGTCGACCCCGGGCGGCCGGCCGATCTCGCCGACGCGCTCGAAACCGTGCTCGACGATCCCGTGGCTCGGCAAGCGCTCGGACGGCGGGCCGCCGAAGATGCGCGCCGGTACAGTTGGCGCGAGCAGGCCCGCACGCTCGAGCGGTTTTGCGCCGAGACGCTCGACGTGGAGGTCTCGAGCGAGAGCGAACCGGCACGGCCCGTCGAGCTACAGACGCCATAG
- a CDS encoding DUF7344 domain-containing protein: MSSVDTSLPEEITAVTESEQNARLSKDVIFELLKNRRRREVLSYLLETEGTVTLGELAEQIAAWENDTDINALSSDQRKRVYVALYQTHLPKMDDAGIVEYDQDRGLIDLSENADLLMMYLDTDTHQQDRWDRFYAVLSVVGIGVLSAAFLELPLLTAIPTMALAGSVVVAFCALSLVHVLSNRREQQTVDGKLSRIE; the protein is encoded by the coding sequence ATGTCCTCAGTAGACACGTCATTACCCGAAGAAATAACCGCGGTAACCGAGTCGGAGCAGAACGCTCGCCTCTCGAAAGATGTCATTTTCGAGTTACTGAAAAACCGGCGTCGTCGAGAAGTCCTCTCTTACTTGCTCGAGACCGAGGGAACGGTGACCCTCGGCGAACTCGCCGAACAGATCGCCGCTTGGGAGAACGACACGGACATCAACGCGCTGAGTTCCGATCAACGAAAGCGCGTGTACGTCGCGTTATATCAGACGCACTTACCCAAGATGGACGACGCTGGCATCGTCGAGTACGACCAGGACCGCGGCCTGATCGACCTCTCGGAGAACGCCGACTTGCTGATGATGTATCTCGACACCGATACGCACCAGCAAGACCGCTGGGACAGATTCTACGCGGTTCTGAGCGTCGTCGGTATCGGCGTCCTCTCCGCCGCGTTCCTCGAGCTCCCCCTGCTGACCGCGATTCCGACGATGGCGCTGGCCGGGTCGGTCGTCGTCGCCTTCTGCGCGCTCTCTCTCGTTCACGTCCTCTCGAACCGACGAGAACAACAGACCGTCGACGGCAAGCTTTCGCGAATCGAATAA
- a CDS encoding transcription initiation factor IIB, producing the protein MSRSTIHRVEDETQEKEGEELCPDCETATIVQDPDRGERVCRDCGLVLSEDPIDYGPEWRAFNAQEHDQLSRVGAPLTQSMHDRGLTTTIDWRNRDAKGRSMSADKHGQLHRLRVWQERIRTKNAGERNLKYALSEIDRMASALGVPKPVKETASVIYRRALERDLIRGRSIEGVATSSLYTACRKEDIPRSLEEVTAVARVDQREIGRTYRYIADELDINLEPTDPSQFVPRFCSELDVGTEVESKAVDIIRETTAQGLHSGKSPTGFAAAAIYAAGLLCDETIPQRAVAETAQTTVVTVRNRYREQLEAIDEQPKAAT; encoded by the coding sequence ATGAGCCGGTCTACCATACATCGCGTCGAAGACGAAACACAGGAGAAAGAGGGCGAAGAACTGTGTCCCGACTGCGAGACCGCGACGATCGTCCAGGATCCGGATCGTGGCGAGCGCGTCTGTCGCGACTGCGGGCTCGTCTTGAGCGAAGACCCGATCGATTACGGACCGGAATGGCGGGCGTTCAACGCGCAGGAACACGACCAGCTCTCGCGGGTCGGGGCACCGCTCACGCAGTCGATGCACGACCGCGGGTTAACCACAACCATCGACTGGCGCAACCGCGATGCGAAGGGGCGTTCGATGTCGGCGGACAAACACGGACAGCTCCACCGACTGCGGGTCTGGCAAGAACGCATTCGAACCAAGAACGCCGGCGAGCGAAACCTCAAGTACGCCCTCTCCGAAATCGATCGCATGGCGAGCGCGCTGGGCGTTCCAAAGCCGGTCAAAGAGACGGCGTCGGTCATCTACCGGCGGGCGCTCGAGCGGGACCTCATCCGCGGTCGCTCGATCGAAGGCGTCGCGACAAGCTCGCTCTACACGGCCTGTCGAAAAGAAGACATCCCGCGAAGCCTCGAGGAGGTAACCGCCGTCGCCCGCGTCGATCAACGAGAGATTGGGCGAACGTATCGGTATATTGCGGACGAACTCGACATCAACCTCGAGCCGACAGACCCGAGCCAGTTCGTTCCGCGATTCTGTTCGGAACTCGACGTGGGAACTGAAGTCGAATCGAAAGCGGTCGACATTATCAGGGAAACGACCGCACAGGGACTTCACTCCGGAAAATCACCGACCGGGTTCGCTGCGGCGGCCATCTACGCCGCCGGGTTGCTCTGTGATGAGACGATTCCACAACGAGCGGTCGCCGAAACCGCACAGACGACGGTCGTCACGGTACGAAACCGATACCGCGAGCAACTCGAGGCGATCGACGAACAGCCGAAAGCGGCTACATGA
- a CDS encoding MaoC/PaaZ C-terminal domain-containing protein: MNPPVAGESQTFERTFTVDDVRQFAAVSGDTQPRHTEPDADGRVMVQGLLTATLPTKIGSDNEVLAHGMEFEFLRPVYTGESITCTSTYETVDERDDRYEFTSRVVCEKADGEVVLKATIDGLVWKDGQHSDG, encoded by the coding sequence ATGAATCCGCCAGTTGCGGGCGAGTCACAGACGTTCGAGCGAACGTTTACCGTCGACGACGTTCGCCAGTTCGCGGCCGTTTCCGGCGATACGCAGCCGAGACACACCGAACCAGATGCGGACGGCCGGGTGATGGTACAGGGGTTGCTGACCGCGACGCTGCCGACGAAGATCGGGAGCGACAACGAAGTCCTCGCCCACGGGATGGAGTTCGAGTTTTTGAGACCCGTCTACACCGGCGAATCGATTACCTGTACGTCCACGTACGAGACGGTCGACGAACGGGACGATCGGTACGAGTTCACGTCGCGTGTCGTCTGTGAAAAAGCGGACGGAGAAGTCGTACTGAAGGCGACGATCGACGGGCTCGTCTGGAAAGACGGACAGCATTCGGACGGATAG
- a CDS encoding TATA-box-binding protein has protein sequence MTDPKESITIENVVASTGIGQELDLESVAMDLVGADYDPEQFPGLVYRTQDPKSAALIFRSGKIVCTGAKSTDDVHESLAIVFDELRDLSIQVEDDPEITVQNIVSSADLGRTLNLNAIAIGLGLESIEYEPEQFPGLVYRLDDPEVVALLFGSGKLVITGGKQVEDAKEAVDVISNRLEELGLLE, from the coding sequence ATGACGGACCCGAAGGAATCTATCACCATCGAAAACGTGGTGGCCTCGACCGGTATCGGACAGGAACTCGACCTTGAGAGCGTCGCGATGGACCTCGTGGGCGCCGATTACGACCCAGAGCAGTTCCCCGGTCTCGTCTACCGCACGCAAGATCCCAAGTCCGCCGCACTGATCTTCCGCTCGGGCAAGATCGTCTGTACTGGCGCGAAAAGCACCGACGACGTCCACGAGAGCTTGGCTATCGTCTTCGACGAACTCCGCGATCTCAGCATTCAGGTCGAGGACGATCCCGAAATCACCGTCCAGAACATCGTCAGCAGCGCCGACCTCGGGCGCACCCTCAACCTGAACGCGATCGCGATCGGCCTGGGTCTCGAGAGCATCGAGTACGAACCCGAACAGTTCCCCGGGCTGGTCTACCGGCTCGACGACCCCGAAGTGGTCGCCCTTCTGTTCGGCTCCGGCAAACTCGTCATCACCGGCGGCAAGCAGGTCGAAGACGCGAAGGAGGCCGTCGACGTGATCTCCAACCGTCTCGAGGAACTCGGCCTCCTCGAGTAA
- a CDS encoding aminotransferase class III-fold pyridoxal phosphate-dependent enzyme — protein MRRPTAEPTVEQLPGPNAREWVDFHRNAAAPSTSVYDFVWDITEDAVGPFCTDPDGNVLLDFTSHVASAPLGYNNPKLLDKLSTFDLVDPLKIAGQDFYLSTGGTPDDTALPGPAHLMNTLTEITEQYGFDTVFLSNSGAEAVENALKICYDHCETPKYGLTFEGAFHGRTLGALSLNRSKSVHRRSFPELSGIHDVPHSLEGVRTLREKLDHDSGHVPPEEVAFLILEPIQGEGGYTVPEPEFMREVNDLCETHDIPLIADEIQSGLGRTGELWAADHYEFEPDVITSAKALRVGATISTSELFPDETGRLSSTWGAGDVLSSILGTLTIEAIREHDLLEHATRAGNRLLSQLEEIQRTRPESVVDARGLGLMTAIEFESAERRDAVLEAALQRGLLTLGCGHRSLRLLPPLDVTDRELDIATDLLAAAIDETDPTAG, from the coding sequence ATGCGGCGACCAACTGCGGAGCCGACCGTCGAGCAGTTGCCGGGACCCAACGCCCGCGAGTGGGTCGACTTCCACCGGAACGCGGCCGCGCCCAGCACATCCGTCTACGATTTCGTCTGGGATATCACGGAAGACGCCGTCGGTCCGTTCTGTACGGACCCGGACGGAAACGTCCTGCTCGATTTCACGAGCCACGTCGCGTCGGCTCCCCTCGGCTACAACAATCCGAAATTGCTCGACAAGTTATCGACGTTCGATCTCGTCGACCCGCTGAAGATCGCCGGTCAGGACTTCTATCTGAGCACGGGCGGGACGCCGGACGACACGGCGCTGCCGGGCCCGGCCCACCTGATGAACACGCTGACGGAGATCACCGAGCAGTACGGGTTCGACACCGTCTTCCTCTCGAACTCCGGCGCTGAGGCGGTCGAGAACGCCCTCAAAATCTGCTACGACCACTGTGAGACGCCGAAGTACGGCCTCACGTTCGAGGGCGCGTTTCACGGGCGAACGCTCGGCGCGCTGTCGCTGAATCGCTCGAAATCGGTCCACCGACGCTCGTTTCCCGAACTCAGCGGGATCCACGACGTCCCCCACTCGCTCGAGGGGGTCCGCACTCTACGCGAGAAGCTCGATCACGATAGCGGGCACGTACCGCCGGAGGAGGTGGCCTTTCTCATCCTCGAGCCGATCCAAGGCGAGGGCGGCTACACGGTTCCAGAACCCGAGTTCATGCGCGAGGTAAACGACCTCTGTGAGACCCACGATATTCCGCTGATCGCCGACGAGATCCAGTCGGGGCTCGGCCGGACGGGCGAGCTGTGGGCGGCAGATCACTACGAGTTCGAACCCGACGTCATCACGAGCGCGAAAGCGCTCCGTGTGGGCGCGACGATTTCGACGTCGGAGCTGTTTCCCGACGAAACGGGTCGGCTCTCCTCGACGTGGGGCGCAGGCGACGTCCTGTCGTCGATCCTGGGGACCCTCACGATCGAAGCGATTCGGGAACACGACCTCCTCGAGCACGCCACGCGGGCCGGGAATCGGCTCTTGAGTCAACTCGAGGAGATTCAACGTACTCGTCCCGAGTCCGTCGTCGACGCGCGCGGACTCGGACTGATGACCGCGATCGAGTTCGAGAGCGCCGAGCGACGCGATGCCGTTCTCGAGGCCGCACTGCAGCGGGGCCTGCTCACGCTCGGCTGTGGCCACCGATCGCTTCGGTTGTTACCTCCGCTGGACGTGACCGATCGCGAACTCGACATCGCAACTGATCTCCTCGCGGCGGCGATCGACGAAACCGACCCGACGGCCGGTTGA